DNA from Nocardioides seonyuensis:
GCGACCTGACCTGAGGGTCGGCCCCAGGTGCTGGGCTCAGTCCTGGGTGACGAAGTCGATCAGCTCTTCGACACGGCCGAGCAGAGCGGGCTCGAGGTCGGCGAAGGACCCCACGCGACCGAGCACGTGCTTCCAGGCCCGGGCGATGTCGGCCTGGTCCCGGTGGGGCCAGCCCAGCTGCTGGCAGGTGCCGGTCTTCCAGTCGATGCTGCGGGGGACCTCGGGCCAGCGCTTGATCCCGAGGCGGTCCGGTCGCACGGCCTGCCAGATGTCGATGAAGGGGTGACCGACGACGAGGACGTGCTTGCCGATCGGGGAGCGGGCGATGCCCTGGGCGATGCGCGACTCCTTGGACCCCGGCACGAGGTGGTCGACGAGGACGCCCACGCGGCGCTGGGGCCCGGGCCTGAAGTCGCGGAGGTGGTCGGCGAGGTCGTCGACCCCGCCGAGGTACTCGACCACCACTCCCTCGATGCGCAGGTCGTCACCCCACACCTTCTCGACGAGCTCGGCGTCGTGCCTGCCCTCGACGAAGATGCGGCTCGCGCGTGCCACGCGCGCCTGCGCACCGCGCACGGCGATCGACCCGGACGCCGTACGGGTGGGCTGCGGGGGAGCGCCCGGACGGACCGGGCGGGTGAGGATCACGGGCTTGCCCTCGAGCAGGAAGCCGGGGCCGAGAGGGAACGTGCGGCGCTTCTGGCGGCGGTCCTCGAGCGTCAGCGTGTCCAGGTCGCGGTCGATCGCGACGACCTCGCCGCACCAGTCGGTGGTGACCTCCTCCACGACCTGGCCGATCTCGGCAGGAACCTCACGTGCTCGCCCACGAGCGGGCGCGCGCCAGTCGGTGGTGAGGACGTCTGAGCCGTAGCGGTCGAGAGGCACCTGTCCACGCTACGGACCGCTGCCCGCGAACCGGGGACGGCACGCCGGGGGAGCGCCAAGTGGGGCAGTCGGGTCAGGACTCGTCGGTGCCCTGGGCCTCGTCGGCCTCGGCTGCCTGCCGGGTGGCGTCGAGATCCGGCTGGGTCGCGTCCATGTCCAGCTCCTCGCGGCTCTTGGTGGCCTCGTCGTCGGCGTCGAGGGGCTCGGCGAGCGGGTTGTCCTCGCCCGGCTGGAGGTCCTCGGGCAGCTGGTCGTCGCTGATCCCGCCCTGGGCGGTGTCGTCCTTGCTCGGTTCGCTCATGTCCCCCGTGGTACCCGCACCACGCGCGGACAAGCCCCTTCAGACGAGGGGCAGCCGCTTCTGGCTGCGCGGGAGGTGCTGGTAGCCGCGTGCCACGGCGTGCGCGATGCGTGGGTCTGCGGCGTCCCAGGGCCACTCGCCGGTGGCAGCGGCCTCGGCGGCGGGCACTCCCGAGGAGGCGAGGTGGCGGACGGTCTCGGCGATGATGCCGAGCTCGTTGCGCTGCTGCTCCACGAAGTCGCGGTCGACGACGACGCCGTGGCCGGGCACGATGCGCGACGACGCCGTCAGCAGGCCGAGCACGATGTCCAGGGTGAGAGGCCACTCCATCGGCCAGGAGTCGGGGCCGATCCAGGGGTGGGCGGACTCCTCGACGAGGTCGCCGGCCAGCACCACGTCGGCGTCGGGGACGCGGACCACGAGGTCGCCGTCGGTGTGCCCGCGTCCCGGGTGGACGAGCTCGACCAGCCGGTCGCCGAGGTCGAGGACGACGGCTGAGGAGAAGACCCGGTCAGGTACGACGACCTCGGTTGCCGCGATCTCGTCGGCGTGCTCGTCGTCGGGGTCCTCGAGCCAGCCTGCGCGGGTCCGGTCCCCGTGCTGCGCGAGGGTGGCAGCGGCCTGCTCGTGCGCGTGGATGGGAATCCCCGGACACGCCTCACGCAGCGCGGCGTTGCCCAGCACGTGGTCCCAGTGGCTGTGGGTGTTGACCACGGCGACCGGGTCTCCCATGCCCAGGCGACGCAGGTCGGAGACGACCGTGCGGCCGGCCGCGGTCGAGGCGTGCGTGTCGACGACCAGGACGCCGCGCTCGCTCCCCACCGCTGTGACGTTGGCGTCGGCCCACTCGTAGCGCGCCACCCACACGCGCTCTGCGACTTCGGTGAACTCCGCCATGGTGCGAGCCTAGTAGCATTGGCACTCGCAGCGGTGGAGTGCCAGTGCTCTACCCGGGTGAGACTGACGAAGGCGAGGAGGCGGCATGGTCGAGGAGCGACGACTTGCGGTGCTGCGCGCGATCGTCGAGGACTACGTCGCCACTGAGGAGCCGGTCGGCTCTCGTGCGCTCGTGGAGAGGCACGGTCTCGGGGTCTCGCCGGCCACGGTCCGCAACGACATGGCAGCGCTCGAGGACGAGGGCTACATCCACCAGCCCCACACCAGCGCCGGCCGGGTTCCCACCGACAAGGGCTACCGGCTCTTCGTCGATCGGCTCTCCACCGTCAAGCCGATGAGCGCGCCGGAGCGCCGGGCGATCGCCTCGCTCCTCGACGGAGCGGTCGACCTCGACGACGTCGTGCAGCGCTCGGTGCGCCTGCTGAGCCAGCTCACGCGCCAGGTCGCCATCGTCCAGTACCCCACGCTCGCCCGGTCGACGGTGCGCCACATCGAGCTGGTCGTCCTGACTCCCGCGCGGCTCATGCTCATCCTCATCCTGAGCACCGGCCGGGTCGAGCAGCGCCTGGTGGACCTGAGCCGGAGCGCGACCGAGGACGAGGTGGCCGACCTCAGGGTCCGGGTCAACCAGGCGGCGGCCGGTGAGCGGATCGCCGACGCGAGCGCGGCGCTGGGTGCACTGACCGAGGCCCTGCCCCAGGAGTCCTCCGCCCTCGCCCGCGAGGTCGTCACCGTCCTCGTGGACGCGATGTCCGACCACCGCAGCGACGAGCGCGTCGCAGTCGGCGGGGCCGCCAACCTGGCCCGCTTCGGCGACAGCTTCGACACCGCGGTCCGGCCGCTCCTCGAAGCCCTCGAGGAGCACGTCGTGCTGCTCAAGCTCCTCGGCGAGACCGTCGACGGCGACGCCGTGACGGTGCGCATCGGCCACGAGGGCCCCTACTCCGAGCTCGCCGCCACCAGTGTCGTGGCGACGGGCTACGGGCCGGCCGCGGAGCACCTCGGCTCCCTCGGCATCGTCGGCCCGACCCGCATGGACTATCCCGGATCCATGGCTGCCGTGCGTGCGGTCGCGCGCTACGTCTCCCGCATCCTCGATGAAGGAAACCAGTGACTCAGGACCCCTACGAGCTCCTCGGCGTGACGCGCGACGCGGACGCCGACACCATCAAGAAGGCCTACCGTCGGTTGGCCCGCCAGCTCCACCCCGACGTCAATCCCGACCCCGCGACCCAGGAGCGGTTCAAGGACGTCTCACGCGCCTACGAGATCCTCAGCGACCCCCAGAAGAAGGCCACCTACGACCGCGGCGGCGACGCGTTCGGTGCCGGCTTCGCCGGGGCCGGAGCGGGCTTCTCCTTCACCGACATCATGGACGCCTTCTTCGGTGGCGGCGCGGCGCCAGGTGGCGGCGGAGGGCAGCGTGGCCCGCGCTCCCGGCAACGCCGGGGCCAGGACGCGCTCATCCGCATCGACGTGTCGCTGGCGGAGGCGGCGTTCGGCGTCACCCGCGAGATCAAGGTCGACACGGCGGTGCGCTGCGAGGCGTGCCAGGGCGAGGGTGCTGCTCCGGGGACCCACCCGGTCACGTGCGAGACGTGTCGCGGCGCCGGCGAGGTCGCCCAGGTGCAGCGCTCCTTCCTGGGCGAGATCCGCACCCTGCGTCCCTGTGCTGCCTGCCGCGGGTTCGGATCGATCATTGCCGACCCGTGCCGTGAGTGCGCCGGCGACGGGCGCGTGCGGTCGCGCCGCGCGCTCAAGGTCAAGATCCCTGCCGGGGTCGACAACGGCACGCGTGTCCAGCTCGCCGAGCAGGGCGAGGTCGGTCCCGGAGCCGGGCCGGCTGGTGACCTCTACGTCGAGATCCACGTCGAGCCGCACGAGACCTTCACCCGTCACGGCAACGACCTGCACACCACGGTCTCGCTCCCGATGACCGCGGCGGCCCTCGGCACGCAGCTCACCTTGCCGCTGCTCGAGGCGGACCTCGACTCCGACGACGACTCCGACGTCCGCACCCACTACGACCTGCAGGTCACGCCCGGCACGCAGTCGGGCAGCCAGCAGGTGATCCGAGGCTTCGGGGTGCCGGGCCTGCGGGGAGGCCGCGGCGACCTGGTCGTGACCGTCGAGGTCGACACTCCCACCCGCTTGGACCCCCGCCAGGAGGAGCTCCTTCGCGAGCTCGCTGCGTTGAGGGGCGAGGAGACGCCCACCGGCCAGCCCAGCGCCTCGTCCCAGAAGTCGGTGTTCGGGCGACTTCGCGACGCCTTCAACGCCCACTGACACGCGTCCCATGTCGCTCCCGGTGCACCTCGTGCCGACCCTGGACGGGGTCGGGGTCGGCTCGACCGTCGAGGTCGCCGGCGCAGAGGCACACCACGCCGTCGCCGTACGACGCCTGCGCGCCGGCGAGACCGTGGTGCTGACCGACGGCCGGGGCCGCTCGGTCACCGGGGAGGTCCTCGAGACCGGCAAGCGGCTCTTCACCGTGGCGGTGGGATCCGTCTCCTCCGACGATCGTCCGCTGCCTTCGGTCACGGTGGTCCAGGCGCTGCCCAAGGGGGATCGTGGCGAGCTGGCCGTGGAGGTGCTGACCGAGGTGGGCGTCGACACCATCGTGCCGTGGGCCGCGTCACGGTCGGTGGCGCTGTGGAAGGGTGAGCGTGCCGAGAAGTCGCACGCCAAGTGGGCCGCCACCGCTCGCGAGGCTGCCAAGCAGTCGCGCCGCACCTGGCACCCTGAGGTCGCGCCGCTCGCGACCACGTCCGAGGTCGTCGAGCTGGTCCGTGGTTCGTCGTGCGCGGTGGTGCTGCACGAGGGGGCATCGACACCCGTGGCCGAGCTCGACGTGGGAGGTGACGGCCTGCTCGTCGTGGTCGGCCCCGAGGGTGGCCTCACCGACGAGGAGGTCGCGTCCTTCGTCGGCGCCGGTGCGGTCGCCGTACGACTGGGCGCGGAGGTGCTGCGCACCTCGACCGCCGGCGTGGTCGCCGTCGGTGCGCTGCTCTCTCGCACCTCGCGGTGGGGCTGAGCCCCCCAGGTCACTCGACGGTGATGTCCTTGGTGTCGGTGTGGGGGCCGTTGCCCTCGGCGCCACCGCTGGGGTCGTCGGTGGAGCAGAAGATCGTGTGCTCCCCGGGCTCGACAGCCGAGAGGTCGAGCTCACCGGAGAACGGGAACAGCTTGTCCTCCATCCAGCCCTCGGCCGTGAAGGGTGTGTCGCCCTCGTCGCTCTCGGTGCCGGCGAGCCCGCAGATGACGTTCGCCTCGAAGGAGTTGGCGGCCCCCGAGACCGCGAGCGGTCCCTGCGCGACGGTCGCGCCCTGCTCGGGGGTGGTGATGTTGACGTGGTTGAGCACCTTGAGCGGGCTCGCCTGCTTGAAGGGCTCCGCGATGTCCAGGCCGAACAGCGTCTGGGGACCGGACTCGCGGACGAGCTGCACGGGCACGCGCTCCTGCTGGACGCCCTGGAGGGTGTAGACCAGCTGCTGGATCGCCAGGCGCGCGTCGCGCTTGCGCATGCCGTCGGGGGCCTCGGTGAAGGCGTCGCCCTCCAGGCGCACCACGAGCATCCCGTCGCTCGCCTCGGCGCCGGCGATGGCTCCACCGGGCCACAGCGTGCGGTAGTCCGGGTCCTGGGCGCCGCCGGAGTCGACGAGCCCGGCCGCCTCGGTCAGGGGGTCCGCGCCGGTGGCCTGGACGAACTCGCGGAAGAGCCGTGGCCCGTCGGGGCCGTCGCCCACGAAGTAGACCGGCAGCGCCTGCCCGGAGCCGGCCGGCTCGCTGGTGCCCGTGGACTCGCTCGGCTCCTGGGTGGGCGAGGGGTCCAGGGTGTCGGTCGCCCGCGTCTCGCCGGAGGCCGGCTGCGTGTCAGGGTCGTCCGCGCAGGCCGTGAAGCCGAGTGACAGCGCACCCAGTGACAGGACGGCGGCAAGGCGGCGCGAGGAGCTCATGCCTTCCACGGTAGTGGGGACGGCCGTGCGGTCGACCGGCCACACGCCGGTCCGGGCGATTACGCTGCAAGCATGATCGAGAGCTCACCTGACTGTCTGTTCTGCAAGATCGTCGCCGGCGAGATCCCTGCCGAGGTCGTGCACGCGACCGAGTCAACTCTCGCCTTCCGTGACGTCGACCCCCAGGCGCCGACGCACGTGCTCGTCATCCCGGCAAGCCACTACCGCGACGCCGGCGACCTCGCCCTGCACGAGCCCGCGACCGCGGCCGAGATGCTCGTCGTGGCCGCCGAGGTCGCGGAGAAGGCCGGTCTGGGCGACGGCTACCGCCTGGTCTTCAACACCGGTGCAGGTGGCGGCCAGGTCGTCTTCCACGCGCACCTCCACGTCATCGGAGGACGGCCGATGGGGTGGCCACCCGGCTGAGCACGTCAGGCGCCGGGCAGGCTGCGGGCTGCGTCGACGACCTGTTCCCACGTGAGGATGCGGTGGTCGTGACCGTGCGCCAGGACGCCGAGCGCCCGACGACGTGTGACCGAGTCGATGTCGGTGCCGATCCGGTCGAGCACCAGCAACCGCTGGGGCCGGCTCAGACCGCCGAGCAGCTCGCGAGCAGCGTCCTGCAGGTCCCGCAGGGTCGCCTCCGTCGGGGCAGCCTCCTCCGCCAGGACCACCGCGGCACCCACCACGCGCCCCACCCTCACGTCGAGGGTCTCGAACGCCTCCGCCTCGGTGACGAAGGGTTGGTCGCGGAGCACGTCGCGAACCTCGTTGAGGGAGACGAGCTGGCCGGAGACCGAGATGACCTCGTCCAGGCGGCCGAGGAACTCGACCCCACCCGCCTCGGTGCGTCGCGCCACGTCGCCGGTGGCGTAGACGGCCGGGTTCCTCTCCCAGTGGTACGACGTGGGGTTGGTGCCGTCGGGCGCCTCGACCGCGCGCAGCAGTCCGGGCCAGGGGCGCAGCATGACCCACTCCCCGGAGCTGCCGTTGGGCACCTCCACTCCCTGCTCGTCCACGATGGAGAACTTCGGGTCCGGCATGCGAGGTGAAGGCTCGTCGGCGGCGACGATGCCGCCGAGCTCCAGCTGGCCCCAGGCATCGGAGAGACGGACGTCGTCGCCCAGCACGTCACGGAGCCAGGCGCGCAGGTCAGCGTCGAGCCGGTCGCCGATGGTGGTGAGGCGCCGCAGGGAACCGGTCTTCCCGGTCTCGGTCAGGGACCACCCCCTCAGTGCGCGCACGATCGAGGGCGAGGTGAGCATCGCAGTCACCCCGTAGCGCTCGATGATCTGCCAGGTGCGAGCCGGTGCGGGAATGTCGAGGGTGCCTTCGTACATCACGGTGCTCGCCCCGCCGAGGAGCGGACCGACGACCCCGTGGGCCTGGGCGCCGAGCCACGAGATGTCCGCGGCGCCCCAGAAGACGTCGCCGTCACCCAGGACGTGAAGGTGGTTGGCGAGCGCGACCACGGCGAGGTTGGCGGTTCCGAGCCTGATGGCCACCGGGCGACCTCGACGGTTGGCGAGGTGGGCGCAGGCGAGCGGGTGTGAGGCGGGTACGGCGACTGGCTCGCCGTCGCGCGGATCGGCGGCGGTGAGCAGGTCGTCGTACCAGCGATCGCCTTCGTACCAGTCGACCTGGACGCCCGTCCGGCGGACCACGATGGTGTGCAGGACGCCGCTGCTGGCCTCGAGGGCCTCGTCGATCCTCGACTTCAGCGGCAGGATCGCACCGTGTCGCCAACCGCCGTCCTGGGTGAAGAGCACCTTGGGGCGGAAGTCCCCGACCCGTGCGGTCAACGCCTCGGTGGGCAGCGCCACCGGGATGACGGTGTACTCGGCGCCGATCCGCGCGCACGCCATCATCGCGACGACGGCCTCGGGCAGCCACCCGAGATGCAGGGCCACCCGGTCGCCCTGGCCGACACCGAGACTGCGCAGGGCGGCGGCGAGGCGGACCACCTGCATCTGCAGCTCGCGGTAGGTGAGCACTCGGCGATCGCCCGGCTCGCCCTCCCACAAGATGGCCGCCCGATCACCATGCGTGGGCAGGTGACGATCGATGCAGTTGACGGAGAGGTTGAGTCGGCCGTCCACGAACCAGTCGTGCAGGGGCGGCTGCTCCCGGAAGAGCTCCTTCCAGGGTGTGTCCCACGTGAGCGAACCGGCGATCTCCGACCAGGAGGCGAAGTACGCGGCGAGGTCCTGATCGGTCTCAGCCATGCCCCAGCGTCCTTCCGGCCGCGTTGGCCGCTCGGGACAGATGGTTCGCGATGACGTCCAACCGCGCGGCCTCGGCACCCGGCGGCACTGTCGCCGTGATCGCAGCCACGGCTGACTCGGCTGCACCGGGCACGACCACGGCCAGCTCGTCGGACGGAGAGGCGAGGTGGGCGGCCTTCGCCCACTCCATGCGCAGCTCAGCCTCGTCGCCCTCGAGCGGCAGGGGGTGAGCAGAAAGGCACAGCTTCCAGACATCGTCGGTGGACCGTGCTGCGAGCATCCGACCGGCCGAGGTCGAGAGCGCATCCGTGACGCGGTGGCTGTCGCGGTAGGGGCCGCCGTCTCCGGCATCGACGCGATCGACGTAGACCACCGAGTCCCGCACCAGGACGGCGACGTGGATGGTGGTCTGGAGGGTGTCGCGCAGGGAAACGAGATAGGGAGAGAGCGCGCCGAGGATGGGCAGCCGGCCCAGGTAGCGCTGGGACAGGCGCGTCACCTCGGGGCCCAGGCTGTATCGCGAGGAGCGGGAGTCCTGCTCGACCAGGTCGGCGAGGACGAGCGAGCGGAGCAGCCTGTGGACGGTGGGGACCGCCAGCCCCGACCGTTCGGCCAGGTCGGTGAGCTGCTGGTAGGCCGGCCCGTCGGCCAGCAGGTCGAGGAGGCGCACTGCGTTGCGCACGGTGCCCAGGGTGCCCCGTACCTCGGCGTGCTCGCCTCGGCTGTCGCTCATCAAGGTCCTTCCGTTATGTGGCCGCCCGAACGCTATCACCGGAGTTACGTTTCAGAATAGGTGGTTGCATTTCCACATAGTGGAAACTACGGTGAGTCCCAGGTCACACCTGCCACCAGGAGGAACTCGTGCTCGATCGGGCATACCGCTTCGACCTCAACTCCAGCCGGATACCGGAGGGCGAACCGCTCCTGGAGGTCAGCGACGTCTCCCTGCGCTTCGGCGGCATCCGTGCGCTCTCGGACATCTCGTTCACGGTCCGGCAAGGAGACGTCCACTCCGTGATCGGTCCCAACGGCGCCGGCAAGTCCAGCCTGCTCAACTGCATCAGCGGGCTCTACCGCCCTCAGGAGGGCCGCATCACGCTGCACACGGCCGGGCCCGACGGCTCGCGGCGCGAGCACCAGCTGGTGCGCGCCAGACCGCACCAGATCGCCCGACTCGGGGTGGCCCGCTCCTTCCAGAACATCGAGCTGTTCGGCCACCTGACTGTGCTGGAGAACCTGATGCTCGGTCGACACATCCACATGAAGCACCGCCTCCTGCCGGCGCTCGTCTGGTTCGGGCCGGCCAGGAAGCAGGAGATCGCCCACCGTGAGTTCGTCGAGGAGGTCGTCGACCTGCTCCAGCTCCAGGCCTACCGGCACTCCCCGGTCGGAGCGCTGGCCTACGGGATCCAGAAGCGCGTGGAGCTGGGACGCGCCCTGTGCATCGAGCCGGGGCTCCTGCTGATCGACGAGCCGATGGCCGGCATGAACGCCGAGGAGAAGGAGGACATGGCCCGCTACGTCCTCGACGTCAACGAGCTCCGCGGGGTCACGGTGATGCTGATCGAGCACGACATGGGCGTCGTCATGGACATCTCCGACAGGGTCAGCGTGCTCGACTTCGGGAAGCTGATCGGCGACGGGACCCCCGACGAGGTCCGCCGCAACGAAGACGTGGTGGCGGCATACCTGGGGGCGGACGCATGAGCCTCGCTGACGAGACCTTCCCGCGGCTGCTGGCCCGACAGGCCCAGACCCGGCCGACCGAGGTCGCGCTCCAGGAGAAGCTCTACGGCATCTGGCAGCCGATCACCTGGCAGGAGTACGCCGAGCGCGTGCGCGACTTCGGCCATGGACTGGCATCGCTGGGCGTTGCGCGCGGCGACATGGTGGCCGTGCTGGGCGACAACCGTCCCGAGTGGCTGATCGCCGAGCTGGCAGCCCAGTCGATCGGTGCGGCGGTGGTCGGCATCTACCCGACCAGCCTGGACGAGGAGATCGTCCACGTGCTCACGACCGCCCGGACCCGGGTCGTGGTGGCCGAGGACCAGGAGCAGGTCGACAAGCTGCTCAAGATCAAGTCGCTCGCCCCCGACCTCGAGCACGTGGTCTTCTACGACCCGCACGGTCTCGAGTCCTACACCCAGGAGTGGCTGCTTCCCTTCGGCGACGTCGAGCAGGCCGGGCGGAGCTGGGGAGCCGAGCACCCGGGCTGGTTCGAGGAGCAGGTCGAGGCGGGCACGCCCGACGACATCGCGGTCGTGTGCACCACGTCGGGCACCACGTCGCGGCCCAAGCTCGGCCAGCTGTCGCACCGCAACCTGCTCTCCATGGCCGAGAGCCTGGTGTCAATCGACCCCCTCGGCCCCAAGGACCGCTTCGTCTCCTTCCTGCCGCTGGCGTGGATCGGCGAGCAGATGATCGCCGTCGCCTGCGGGCTGGCCCAGGGGCTGACCTTGTCGTTCCCCGAGGACGCCTCGACCCAACGCAACGACCTGCGAGAGATCGGGCCGCACGTCATGTTCAGCCCGCCCCGCATCTGGGAGTCGATGCTCTCCGACGTCCAGGTGCGCATCGACGAGGCGGGCTGGCTCAAGCGCAAGGTGTTCGGGCTCGGCTACGCCGTGGGAGACCGGGTCGCCGCCAAGCGCCTGCGCGGCAAGCGCCCCAGCCCGGTCGATCGCGGCCTGCTCGTGCTCGCGGACTGGTTCGCCCTGGCGCCGGTGCGCAACCAGCTCGGACTCACCCGCATCCAGCGGGCCTACACCGGAGGCGCACCCCTCGGGCCGGACGTCTTCAGCTTCTTCCACGCGATCGGGGTCAACCTCAAGCAGATCTACGGCCAGACCGAGATCTGCGGCCTGGCGGTCGTGCACATCGA
Protein-coding regions in this window:
- a CDS encoding 16S rRNA (uracil(1498)-N(3))-methyltransferase, whose amino-acid sequence is MSLPVHLVPTLDGVGVGSTVEVAGAEAHHAVAVRRLRAGETVVLTDGRGRSVTGEVLETGKRLFTVAVGSVSSDDRPLPSVTVVQALPKGDRGELAVEVLTEVGVDTIVPWAASRSVALWKGERAEKSHAKWAATAREAAKQSRRTWHPEVAPLATTSEVVELVRGSSCAVVLHEGASTPVAELDVGGDGLLVVVGPEGGLTDEEVASFVGAGAVAVRLGAEVLRTSTAGVVAVGALLSRTSRWG
- the hrcA gene encoding heat-inducible transcriptional repressor HrcA; protein product: MVEERRLAVLRAIVEDYVATEEPVGSRALVERHGLGVSPATVRNDMAALEDEGYIHQPHTSAGRVPTDKGYRLFVDRLSTVKPMSAPERRAIASLLDGAVDLDDVVQRSVRLLSQLTRQVAIVQYPTLARSTVRHIELVVLTPARLMLILILSTGRVEQRLVDLSRSATEDEVADLRVRVNQAAAGERIADASAALGALTEALPQESSALAREVVTVLVDAMSDHRSDERVAVGGAANLARFGDSFDTAVRPLLEALEEHVVLLKLLGETVDGDAVTVRIGHEGPYSELAATSVVATGYGPAAEHLGSLGIVGPTRMDYPGSMAAVRAVARYVSRILDEGNQ
- a CDS encoding Gmad2 immunoglobulin-like domain-containing protein, encoding MSSSRRLAAVLSLGALSLGFTACADDPDTQPASGETRATDTLDPSPTQEPSESTGTSEPAGSGQALPVYFVGDGPDGPRLFREFVQATGADPLTEAAGLVDSGGAQDPDYRTLWPGGAIAGAEASDGMLVVRLEGDAFTEAPDGMRKRDARLAIQQLVYTLQGVQQERVPVQLVRESGPQTLFGLDIAEPFKQASPLKVLNHVNITTPEQGATVAQGPLAVSGAANSFEANVICGLAGTESDEGDTPFTAEGWMEDKLFPFSGELDLSAVEPGEHTIFCSTDDPSGGAEGNGPHTDTKDITVE
- a CDS encoding DUF3097 domain-containing protein is translated as MPLDRYGSDVLTTDWRAPARGRAREVPAEIGQVVEEVTTDWCGEVVAIDRDLDTLTLEDRRQKRRTFPLGPGFLLEGKPVILTRPVRPGAPPQPTRTASGSIAVRGAQARVARASRIFVEGRHDAELVEKVWGDDLRIEGVVVEYLGGVDDLADHLRDFRPGPQRRVGVLVDHLVPGSKESRIAQGIARSPIGKHVLVVGHPFIDIWQAVRPDRLGIKRWPEVPRSIDWKTGTCQQLGWPHRDQADIARAWKHVLGRVGSFADLEPALLGRVEELIDFVTQD
- a CDS encoding AMP-binding protein, translated to MAETDQDLAAYFASWSEIAGSLTWDTPWKELFREQPPLHDWFVDGRLNLSVNCIDRHLPTHGDRAAILWEGEPGDRRVLTYRELQMQVVRLAAALRSLGVGQGDRVALHLGWLPEAVVAMMACARIGAEYTVIPVALPTEALTARVGDFRPKVLFTQDGGWRHGAILPLKSRIDEALEASSGVLHTIVVRRTGVQVDWYEGDRWYDDLLTAADPRDGEPVAVPASHPLACAHLANRRGRPVAIRLGTANLAVVALANHLHVLGDGDVFWGAADISWLGAQAHGVVGPLLGGASTVMYEGTLDIPAPARTWQIIERYGVTAMLTSPSIVRALRGWSLTETGKTGSLRRLTTIGDRLDADLRAWLRDVLGDDVRLSDAWGQLELGGIVAADEPSPRMPDPKFSIVDEQGVEVPNGSSGEWVMLRPWPGLLRAVEAPDGTNPTSYHWERNPAVYATGDVARRTEAGGVEFLGRLDEVISVSGQLVSLNEVRDVLRDQPFVTEAEAFETLDVRVGRVVGAAVVLAEEAAPTEATLRDLQDAARELLGGLSRPQRLLVLDRIGTDIDSVTRRRALGVLAHGHDHRILTWEQVVDAARSLPGA
- the dnaJ gene encoding molecular chaperone DnaJ produces the protein MTQDPYELLGVTRDADADTIKKAYRRLARQLHPDVNPDPATQERFKDVSRAYEILSDPQKKATYDRGGDAFGAGFAGAGAGFSFTDIMDAFFGGGAAPGGGGGQRGPRSRQRRGQDALIRIDVSLAEAAFGVTREIKVDTAVRCEACQGEGAAPGTHPVTCETCRGAGEVAQVQRSFLGEIRTLRPCAACRGFGSIIADPCRECAGDGRVRSRRALKVKIPAGVDNGTRVQLAEQGEVGPGAGPAGDLYVEIHVEPHETFTRHGNDLHTTVSLPMTAAALGTQLTLPLLEADLDSDDDSDVRTHYDLQVTPGTQSGSQQVIRGFGVPGLRGGRGDLVVTVEVDTPTRLDPRQEELLRELAALRGEETPTGQPSASSQKSVFGRLRDAFNAH
- a CDS encoding IclR family transcriptional regulator → MSDSRGEHAEVRGTLGTVRNAVRLLDLLADGPAYQQLTDLAERSGLAVPTVHRLLRSLVLADLVEQDSRSSRYSLGPEVTRLSQRYLGRLPILGALSPYLVSLRDTLQTTIHVAVLVRDSVVYVDRVDAGDGGPYRDSHRVTDALSTSAGRMLAARSTDDVWKLCLSAHPLPLEGDEAELRMEWAKAAHLASPSDELAVVVPGAAESAVAAITATVPPGAEAARLDVIANHLSRAANAAGRTLGHG
- a CDS encoding histidine triad nucleotide-binding protein gives rise to the protein MIESSPDCLFCKIVAGEIPAEVVHATESTLAFRDVDPQAPTHVLVIPASHYRDAGDLALHEPATAAEMLVVAAEVAEKAGLGDGYRLVFNTGAGGGQVVFHAHLHVIGGRPMGWPPG
- a CDS encoding MBL fold metallo-hydrolase; protein product: MAEFTEVAERVWVARYEWADANVTAVGSERGVLVVDTHASTAAGRTVVSDLRRLGMGDPVAVVNTHSHWDHVLGNAALREACPGIPIHAHEQAAATLAQHGDRTRAGWLEDPDDEHADEIAATEVVVPDRVFSSAVVLDLGDRLVELVHPGRGHTDGDLVVRVPDADVVLAGDLVEESAHPWIGPDSWPMEWPLTLDIVLGLLTASSRIVPGHGVVVDRDFVEQQRNELGIIAETVRHLASSGVPAAEAAATGEWPWDAADPRIAHAVARGYQHLPRSQKRLPLV
- a CDS encoding AMP-binding protein yields the protein MSLADETFPRLLARQAQTRPTEVALQEKLYGIWQPITWQEYAERVRDFGHGLASLGVARGDMVAVLGDNRPEWLIAELAAQSIGAAVVGIYPTSLDEEIVHVLTTARTRVVVAEDQEQVDKLLKIKSLAPDLEHVVFYDPHGLESYTQEWLLPFGDVEQAGRSWGAEHPGWFEEQVEAGTPDDIAVVCTTSGTTSRPKLGQLSHRNLLSMAESLVSIDPLGPKDRFVSFLPLAWIGEQMIAVACGLAQGLTLSFPEDASTQRNDLREIGPHVMFSPPRIWESMLSDVQVRIDEAGWLKRKVFGLGYAVGDRVAAKRLRGKRPSPVDRGLLVLADWFALAPVRNQLGLTRIQRAYTGGAPLGPDVFSFFHAIGVNLKQIYGQTEICGLAVVHIDDDIRFHSVGVPIPGCELRISDDGEIQLRSPAVFQGYVGNPEATAEAMTEDGWLRTGDAGYLDDGQLVVIDRAKDVQTTPTGTRFSSAFIENKIKFSPYVEEAVVFGTAEIVAMIVIDPNTVGSWAEGEHLTYTTFTDLAGKPETYRLIADEVHRANVDLPEEIRVRRFMLLFKQLDPDDDEITRTRKVRRNVIVERYADLIAALGRGDDRVSITNTVAYQDGTVAKREIDIAIFDLADHQPSENSKSRPVWSTRR
- a CDS encoding ABC transporter ATP-binding protein, encoding MLDRAYRFDLNSSRIPEGEPLLEVSDVSLRFGGIRALSDISFTVRQGDVHSVIGPNGAGKSSLLNCISGLYRPQEGRITLHTAGPDGSRREHQLVRARPHQIARLGVARSFQNIELFGHLTVLENLMLGRHIHMKHRLLPALVWFGPARKQEIAHREFVEEVVDLLQLQAYRHSPVGALAYGIQKRVELGRALCIEPGLLLIDEPMAGMNAEEKEDMARYVLDVNELRGVTVMLIEHDMGVVMDISDRVSVLDFGKLIGDGTPDEVRRNEDVVAAYLGADA